ACTACCTGGACGTGCTGGGCGGCAAGACCGGCTCACTGGTGGCGGTGTCGTGCCGGTTCGGCGCGATGATGTCCGGCGCCGACGACACGGTCGTGGACGTGCTGACCCAGTACGGCGAGCGGCTCGGCGTCGCCTTCCAGCTCGCGGACGACGTCCTGGACATCGCCTCCGACTCCCACGAGTCCGGCAAGACCCCCGGCACCGACCTGCGCGAGGGCATCCCCACGCTGCCGGTGTTGCGGCTGCGCGAGCGGGCCGCCCGGCTCGGGCTCGCGGACGACATCGCCCTGTGCGAGCTGCTGGACTCCGACCTCACCGACGACGACCGGCACGCCGAGGCCCTGCGCCTGCTGCGCGCCCACCCCGCGCTGGAACAGGCCCGGCAGGACACCATCCGCTACGCCCAGGACGCCCGCTCGGCGCTGGCGCCGCTGCCCGAGTGCACCGCGAAGACGGCGCTGGTGGAGCTGTCCGACGCGGTCGTGCACCGGGCCGGTTAGCGCGTTTCTCCCTACGACCCCTACGGGTCGCGGGAGAAGAAGCCCTCTCGTGTCATACCGCAGCAGTACGTGGAGTTGAGCCCGGGGTCTGACGTATCTCCCTGGCCGATTTGGTCAGATGGAGACCACGGAAAACACCACTCCTCACCACTTCGGGTGAGAATGGCGGCACAGGGACGAGTGCGTGGACGACACGGACAGCCGCCGCCGACCACGGAGGTAGGGCACACATGGCACCGTACGCATCCGACGACAGCACGACCGGCGGGGAGGCCGACGAGCGGCGCTCCGGGCGGCGCAAAGCCGCGCGGTACGTCGTCCCGGTCACGGTGATGGGGGTGGCGGCCGCGACGATCGGGCTGGTCCCCGCACTCGCCGACTCCGGTGACCCCGACCTCCCGAAGATCACCGCCCAGCAGCTCATCGAGAAGATCGCCAAGTCCGACGTCCAGCAGCTGTCCGGCACGGTGAAGATCAGCACGGACCTCGGCCTGCCGGACCTCGGCGGGCTGGAGAGCAGCCTGATGTCCGGCGCCGCGGGCCAGGGCGAGGGCGGCTCCTCCGCCGACCCGACGGCCAAGCTCACGGAACTGGCCTCCGGCACGCACACCCTGCGCGTCGCGGCCGACGGCCCGGACAAGCAGAAGGTGTCGCTGCTGGAGAACGCCGCCGAGTACAGCCTCGTCCACAACGGCAAGGACGTGTGGGGCTACGACAGCAAGTCGAACGAGGTCTACCACGGCACCGCCTCTCAGAGCCCGGAGCGCGAGAAGGAGCAGCCGCCGGCGACGCCGAAGGACTTCGCCGAGGAGGCCCTGAAGGCCGTCGACGACACGACCTCCGTGACCGTGGACGGCACCGCCCAGGTCGCCGGCCGGGACGCCTACAAGCTGGTCGTCAAGCCGAAGCAGTCCGGCTCGACCGTCGGTGCGGTCACCGTGGCCGTGGACGCGAAGACCGGCATGCCGCTGAAGTTCACGCTGACCCCGGCGAGCGGCGGCGCCGCCGTCGTCGACGCGGGCTTCACCCAGGTCAGCTTCGCCGAGCCGGCCGCGTCCACCTTCGACTTCACCCCGCCCAAGGGCGCGAAGGTCACCGAGGAGAAGGACGCCGCCAAGGACTTCGGCAAGGGCTCCGACAAGCACCTCGGCAAGGGCTTCGAGAAGGGCGGGCCGCGCGAGCACGCCCCCAAGGCCGGGGAGGACTTCGGCAAGGGCCTCGACGGCATGAAGACCATCGGCGAGGGCTGGAGCTCCATAGCCACCTTCGACACCGGCGGCGAGGGCGTGCCCTCGGGCAAGGCCGGCGGCGAGTTCGGCGGCTTCATCGACTCGCTCGGCGACAAGGTCACCGGCAAGTTCGGCTCGGGCACGGTCTTCTCGACCCGCCTGATCAACGCCCTGGTCACCGACGACGGCAAGGTCTACGTGGGCGCCGTCACCAAGGACGCGCTCGTGAAGGCGGCCGACGCCGGCAAGTAAGTCCTTTCAAGAGAACGAGGAAGCCGATGGGCGAACTGTCCGCCGCGGAGCCGGAGCACAGCGAGGTGCGGGCCGGGGCCGGGGAACCGGTCATCGCGACCCGCGCGCTCACCAAGCGCTACCGCGGCGGACAGCTCGCCGTCGACGGCCTCGACCTGACCGTCCCGGCGGGCAGCGTCTTCGGCTTCCTCGGCCCCAACGGCTCCGGCAAGACCACCACCATCCGCATGCTGGTGGGCCTCATCGAGCCCACCTCCGGCACGGCACAGGTGCTCGGGCAGCCCATGCCCCGGGCCACCCGCGCCGTGCTGCCGCACGTCGGCGCCCTCATCGAGGGCCCGGCCCTGTACGGCTTCCTCTCCGGCCGCGACAACCTGATCCGGTACGACTCCGCCGACCCGGCCGCCGATCCGCGCACCCGGAGGGACCGGGTCGCCGCCGCGCTGGACCGGGTGGGCCTGACGGCCGCCGCGGGCAAGAAGGCCAAGGCGTACTCGCTGGGCATGAAACAG
This region of Streptomyces caelestis genomic DNA includes:
- a CDS encoding LolA family protein, which gives rise to MAPYASDDSTTGGEADERRSGRRKAARYVVPVTVMGVAAATIGLVPALADSGDPDLPKITAQQLIEKIAKSDVQQLSGTVKISTDLGLPDLGGLESSLMSGAAGQGEGGSSADPTAKLTELASGTHTLRVAADGPDKQKVSLLENAAEYSLVHNGKDVWGYDSKSNEVYHGTASQSPEREKEQPPATPKDFAEEALKAVDDTTSVTVDGTAQVAGRDAYKLVVKPKQSGSTVGAVTVAVDAKTGMPLKFTLTPASGGAAVVDAGFTQVSFAEPAASTFDFTPPKGAKVTEEKDAAKDFGKGSDKHLGKGFEKGGPREHAPKAGEDFGKGLDGMKTIGEGWSSIATFDTGGEGVPSGKAGGEFGGFIDSLGDKVTGKFGSGTVFSTRLINALVTDDGKVYVGAVTKDALVKAADAGK